The genomic interval ACGGGGAGACCCGCTTCCTCACCGGTGGCCGCAGCGTCATGCTCGGGGTGGAGCCCGAGGTCCATCGCCCCGCCGAGACCGACACGCTGCCGCCCGACTCGACCGTGCTGCTCTACACGGACGGCCTCGTCGAGCGGCGCGAGGAGGACCTGGGCCGGGGTCTGGCGCGCCTGCGGCAGCACGCGGCGGCCCTGGCCCGCGAGCCGCTCACGACGTTCTGCGACGAGATCCTGGAAGGGATGGCCGGAGGCGGCTCGGACGACGTCGCCCTGATCGCGGTCAGAACGGCGCCCCCGCATGCCGGGCCCACCATGGCCACAGCCTGAGCAGCCCCGGGTCTCTGCCCACCGCTGCTGGCCACATGCTCATTCCACTTGCCTGGGCAACGAATTTTTGTTGACCAGGCAAGTCGCAGCGACTACCTTATGACTTGCTCAGGCAAGTCAATCTCGGCCTCGAAGGGTCCCCCGTGATCAAGCTCAGCATCTTCCTGACCCGGCGCTCGGACCTCTCCCACGACGAGTTCGTGGACTACTGGACGCGGAAGCACACCCCTCTGCTCTCGGCTCTGCCCGGCGGAGAGGTCCCGGTCCGGCGCTACGTCCAACTGCTGCCCACCGACGACGAGATCCCCGGCATCAGCACCGCTGTCTACGACGGTGTCGCCGAGGTGTGGGTCGACACCATCGAAGACGCCGCTCGCTGGTTCACCTCCGACACCTACACCACCACCGTCGCGGCGGACGAGGAGAACTTCCTCGACCGCTCCCGGACCCGCTTCCTCTACGCGACCGAGAGCCCGGTCTTCGGCTGAGCGGCGCCGTCCGCACCGCGCACGTCCGGCCGGCCTCGCCGGCGGTACGGCCCTCTCCGGCCGTACCGCCCTCGCGCGCCTGGCGTCGTCAGCCCGTCTCCGTGTCCCACAGCAGTTCCTCGATCCGGGACAGCTCGTCCTCGGTGAAGTCCAGGTTCCGGACGGCCTCGACGCTGTTCTCCAGCTGGGCGACGCTGCTCGCGCCGACGACGGCGGAGGTGAGCCGGCCGCCGCGCAGCACCCAGGCCAGGGCCAGCTGCGCGAGCGACTGGCCGCGCTCCTTCGCCAGGGCGTCCAGCGCGCGCAACCGCTCCACCAGCTGCGGGGTGACGGCGTCGGCGCTCAGGAAGGGGCTGGCGCCCGCCGCCCGGGACCCGGCCGGAATGCCGTTCAGATAGCGGTCGGTCAGAATCCCCTGCTCCAGCGGCGAGTATGCGATGGACCCGGCGCCCAGCTCGTCGAGGACGTCCGGCAGCCCGTCGTCCTCGATCCGGCGGTCGAGCATCGAGTAGCGGGGCTGGTGGATGAGGAGCGGGGTGCCGAGGTCCTTCAGGATCCCGGCGGCCTCGCGGGTCTGCGCGGCGGAGTAGTTGGACAGACCGACGTACAGCGCCTTGCCCTGCCGTACGGCGGTGTCGAGCGCGCCCATGGTCTCTTCGAGCGGGGTCTCGGGGTCCGGCCGGTGGGAGTAGAAGATGTCGACGTAACCGACACCGAGGCGCTTGAGGCTCTGGTCGAGCGAGGAGCGCAGGTACTTCCGCGAGCCCCACTCCCCGTACGGCCCGTCCCACATGTGGTAGCCGGCCTTGGTGGAGATGACGATCTCGTCGCGCAGACGGGCGAAGTCGGTCGCCAGGGCGCGGCCCAGGGTGAGTTCGGCGGAGCCGGGCGGCGGGCCGTAGTTGTTGGCCAGGTCGAAGTGGGTGATGCCGAGGTCGAAGGCGCGGCGCAGGATGGCGCCCTGCGTCTCGGGCGTCCGGTCGCCTCCGAAGTTGTGCCAGAGGCCGAGGGAGAGCGCGGGCAGCTTCAGACCGCTGCGTCCGGTGCGCCGGTAGGGCATGGCGGAGTAGCGGTCGGCGGACGGGAGGTACATACGGGCTCCGCGGGAGGGGTACGGGGGTGGCGCGCCGGGACCGGAGCGCACCCGGCCCAGGCTTCCGCAGATGGATCCAGCAGTCCAACAGGAGATTCCGCTCGGATTCATCGCCTAGATTGCTCAATCATGGAACTGCGTCAGCTGGAACACTTCGTCGCCGTCGCCGAGGAACAGCACTTCACCCGCGCCGCCGAGCGCCTCGCCGTGTCGCAGTCCGGGCTCTCCGCCTCCGTACGAGCGCTGGAGCAGGAGCTGCGGACCCCCTTGTTCAGCCGCACCACGCGCACGGTCCGGCTCACCGAGGCCGGGCGGGCGCTGCTGGTGGAGGCGGAGCGCACGCTGGCGGGCGCGCGGGCGGCGCGGGACGCGGTCGATGCCGTACGGGGGCTGCTGCGCGGGACGCTGACGGTCGGGGTCGAGCAGTGCGTGGCGGGGGTGAGCCCGGCGCGGCTGCTGGCGGCGTTCCACCGGGAGCATCCGCAGCTGGAGCTGAGGCTGCGACAGGAGGGCACCAGCAGCCTGCTGGACGGCGTGGCGGGCGGGCGCCTCGACCTGGCGTTCGCCGCGACGGTGAGCCCGGCGGAGTGGCGCGGGGAGCTGGTGCCGCTGGCCCGGGAGCCGATGGTGCTGCTGTGCGCGGCGGGGCACGCGTTCGCCGGGCGGCCGGAGGTGGGGTGGGAGGAGCTGCCGGGGGCGTCGTTCATCGACTTCCATCCGGACTGGGGTCCCCGGCGGGCCGCCGACGGGGCGTTCGCGGCGGCGGGGGTGCGCCGGACGGTGGGGCTGGAGGTCAACGATGTGCACAGCCTGCTGGAGCTGGTGCAGGAGGGGCTGGGGATCGCGGTGGTGCCGCACCACTTCTCCCGGAAGCCGGAGGCGGCCCGGCTGGTCGCCGTGGAGCTGACGGGCGCCCGGCGGCCGGTGTACGAGAGCGTGGTGGTGCTTCCGGCCGCGCGGAGCCTGAGCCCGGGGGCGCGGGCGCTGATGCGGCTGGTGCGGGAGGACCCGCTGCGGGAGCGGGCGACGGGCTGAGCACCCGGAGCCCCACCGGCCCCGGGTGCCCGGCCCGCTCCCGTACGGCTCAGTTGTCTCAGTCCTCGTGGCCGAGCTGGAGGTCGCGTTCGGTGCGGCCGCCGCCGGCGACCTGGAGGACGGTGGCGACCGGCGGGTATCCGGCGGCGATCACGGTGTACTCACCGGACGACAGGTCGACGAACCGGAACGATCCGTCCGGTCCGGTGGTGAGGGTGTCCACCACGTTCCCCGCCGCGTCGAGCAGGGTGACCCGGGCGTCCTCGACGGGGCGTCCGCCGGTGGCCCGGACGGTGCCGCGCAGGACGGCTCCGCCCGCCAGTTCGATGTCCTGCCGGGTCTCCCGGGCGGCCTGCACGCTGACCGGGAGGGCGGCGGGGCGGAAGGCCGGGGCGCTGGCGGCGAGGGTGTACTCGCCGGCGACCAGTTCGCCGATGACATAGCCGCCCTCGTGACCGGTACGGGTGGAGGCGACGACCTCGCCGCGTACGTCGGTCAGGGTGACGGCGGCGTCGCGTACGGGGGCCCCGTCGGGGGTGAGGACGGATCCGGCGAGGCGTCCGGCGCCGCCGAGCACCACGTCCAGCTCGACGGGACGCTCGCCCACGGTGACGCTGACGGCCTGCGGCTGGTGCCCGCCGGCGGCGGCGATCAGGACGTAGGAGCCGGCGCCGGGGACGCTCAGCGCGTACCGCCCGTCCTCGCCGCTGGCCCCGCGCCCGATCTGCCGGCCCTGGACGTCGATGAGGGTGAGGGCGGCGCGGGGGACGGTGGTGCCGTCGGGGTGCTGGACGCTCCCGTGGACCGGGACGCCGGAGAGGTAGCCGGCGGCGGGCCGGCCCAATCCGGCGCGGGCGGCGGGAATCGGGGAGGTCATGGCTTCGGCGGCGGCTTCGGGGCTGTGGTGGGACACCAGCGGTTTCTCCTTGAGGAAGAAGGCGAGGATCAGGCCGAGCACGAGCACCGGCACGAGGTACAGGAAGATGCGCGGCATCGCGTCGACGTACGCCTGGATGTAGGCGTCGCGCAGCGCGGGCTCCATCGCGTGGACGATCTGCGGGGTGATCGACTCGGGATCGGGGAGCTCCGCACCGGAGGGCAGGCGCACCCCGAGCGCGTCGGAGAGCCGCCCGGCGAACAGCGTGCCGAAGATCGCCGCGCCGACGCTGCCGCCGATCTGCCGGAAGTAGTTGTTGGCGCTGGTCGCGGTGCCGAGGTCCGAGGGGCGTACGGAGTTCTGCACGGCGAGCACGAGGACGGACATGACCAGTCCGATGCCGGTGCCGAGGACGGCCTGGTAGAAGCTGTACGCCAGGGGGGAGGTGTCCGCCTCCAGCAGGGACAGCAGCCACATGCCGACCACCGAGACGGCGCTGCCGATGATCGGGTAGATCCGGTAGCGGCCGGTGCGGGTGATGAGCTGGCCGGAGACGATGGAGCCGCCGACGATGCCCATCATCATCGGGAGCATCAGCAGCCCGGACTCGGTGGCGCTGGCCCCGTCGACCATCTGGAGGTAGGTCGGGAGATAGCTGGCCGCCCCGAAGAGCGCGATGCCGACGACCGCGCCGACCAGGCCGGTGACGTTGAAGACGGAGTCGCGGAACAGGCGCAGCGGAATGAT from Streptomyces sp. CA-278952 carries:
- a CDS encoding EthD domain-containing protein; amino-acid sequence: MIKLSIFLTRRSDLSHDEFVDYWTRKHTPLLSALPGGEVPVRRYVQLLPTDDEIPGISTAVYDGVAEVWVDTIEDAARWFTSDTYTTTVAADEENFLDRSRTRFLYATESPVFG
- a CDS encoding aldo/keto reductase codes for the protein MYLPSADRYSAMPYRRTGRSGLKLPALSLGLWHNFGGDRTPETQGAILRRAFDLGITHFDLANNYGPPPGSAELTLGRALATDFARLRDEIVISTKAGYHMWDGPYGEWGSRKYLRSSLDQSLKRLGVGYVDIFYSHRPDPETPLEETMGALDTAVRQGKALYVGLSNYSAAQTREAAGILKDLGTPLLIHQPRYSMLDRRIEDDGLPDVLDELGAGSIAYSPLEQGILTDRYLNGIPAGSRAAGASPFLSADAVTPQLVERLRALDALAKERGQSLAQLALAWVLRGGRLTSAVVGASSVAQLENSVEAVRNLDFTEDELSRIEELLWDTETG
- a CDS encoding LysR family transcriptional regulator; its protein translation is MELRQLEHFVAVAEEQHFTRAAERLAVSQSGLSASVRALEQELRTPLFSRTTRTVRLTEAGRALLVEAERTLAGARAARDAVDAVRGLLRGTLTVGVEQCVAGVSPARLLAAFHREHPQLELRLRQEGTSSLLDGVAGGRLDLAFAATVSPAEWRGELVPLAREPMVLLCAAGHAFAGRPEVGWEELPGASFIDFHPDWGPRRAADGAFAAAGVRRTVGLEVNDVHSLLELVQEGLGIAVVPHHFSRKPEAARLVAVELTGARRPVYESVVVLPAARSLSPGARALMRLVREDPLRERATG
- a CDS encoding MFS transporter, translated to MVGGITLVKDEPDGPEPDGPTPEDRTAATAALPAVPPPPPPPAGPRPGPDMAEISPRKVRMVFLGLMLTLLLAALDQMIVATALPRIVGELHGLEKMSWAVTAYLLASTIVLPLYGKLGDLFGRKGVFQFAIVVFIIGSALAGWSRTMDELIAFRALQGIGGGGLMIGVQAIIADIVPARERGRYMGLIGAVFGLASVAGPLLGGFFTDHASWRWCFYINVPFGLVTLAVIAVVLKLPKPAVRPRLDVLGAVLLAVASTCLVLVTSWGGTEYAWGSRTILGLAAGAVVTTVLFVAAEHRAAEPIIPLRLFRDSVFNVTGLVGAVVGIALFGAASYLPTYLQMVDGASATESGLLMLPMMMGIVGGSIVSGQLITRTGRYRIYPIIGSAVSVVGMWLLSLLEADTSPLAYSFYQAVLGTGIGLVMSVLVLAVQNSVRPSDLGTATSANNYFRQIGGSVGAAIFGTLFAGRLSDALGVRLPSGAELPDPESITPQIVHAMEPALRDAYIQAYVDAMPRIFLYLVPVLVLGLILAFFLKEKPLVSHHSPEAAAEAMTSPIPAARAGLGRPAAGYLSGVPVHGSVQHPDGTTVPRAALTLIDVQGRQIGRGASGEDGRYALSVPGAGSYVLIAAAGGHQPQAVSVTVGERPVELDVVLGGAGRLAGSVLTPDGAPVRDAAVTLTDVRGEVVASTRTGHEGGYVIGELVAGEYTLAASAPAFRPAALPVSVQAARETRQDIELAGGAVLRGTVRATGGRPVEDARVTLLDAAGNVVDTLTTGPDGSFRFVDLSSGEYTVIAAGYPPVATVLQVAGGGRTERDLQLGHED